In a single window of the Pirellulales bacterium genome:
- a CDS encoding HlyD family efflux transporter periplasmic adaptor subunit has protein sequence MLRIGVVACGIVLTVALLGIAQQSISGSSTEARIVYPECLVKLNDRFDVQVSAQEAGVLQSLEANEGMEVQLGQVLGQIDDSQAQSKKKVAVAEHKVAQTEAENDVDIRFNQAQSGVAEMEYRLNEEANRLATKARPKVEMEKLRLQWKKAYLAIEQAEMKQKTNRLTADAKEAQVDAAENDIQRRKITAPLAGDVIEITPGVGEWLNPGSPILRIVQLDKLRVEGILNIKDFGPDQIANRPVRVTAQVGPNRMEEFQGKVVFIDPEVVKGGRYRVLAEVVNRRAEGDGPWLLRPGMQPQEMVIDALPGKPSGTAQQAPRAGTH, from the coding sequence ATGCTGCGTATCGGTGTAGTGGCCTGTGGAATCGTGCTGACGGTTGCGCTTCTGGGTATCGCCCAGCAATCGATCTCCGGATCAAGCACCGAAGCGCGTATCGTCTATCCCGAATGCCTGGTCAAGCTCAACGACCGCTTTGACGTCCAGGTCTCGGCTCAAGAGGCGGGCGTTCTGCAAAGCCTGGAAGCCAACGAAGGGATGGAAGTGCAGTTGGGCCAGGTGCTGGGCCAGATCGACGACAGCCAGGCGCAAAGCAAGAAGAAAGTCGCCGTCGCCGAGCACAAGGTCGCCCAGACCGAAGCCGAGAACGACGTCGACATTCGCTTCAACCAGGCGCAATCCGGCGTGGCCGAAATGGAATACCGGTTGAACGAAGAAGCCAATCGACTGGCAACCAAGGCCCGCCCCAAGGTCGAAATGGAAAAGTTGCGCCTGCAATGGAAGAAAGCCTACCTGGCGATCGAACAGGCCGAGATGAAACAGAAAACCAATCGCCTCACCGCCGACGCCAAGGAAGCCCAGGTGGACGCCGCCGAAAACGACATCCAGCGCCGCAAGATCACGGCCCCGCTCGCCGGCGACGTCATCGAGATCACGCCGGGGGTCGGCGAATGGCTCAACCCGGGCTCACCCATCCTGCGCATCGTGCAACTCGATAAGCTGCGCGTCGAAGGCATTCTGAATATCAAGGACTTTGGACCCGACCAGATCGCCAACCGCCCTGTGCGGGTTACAGCCCAAGTCGGCCCGAACCGCATGGAAGAGTTCCAGGGCAAGGTCGTCTTTATTGACCCTGAAGTGGTCAAAGGGGGCCGTTATCGCGTGCTGGCCGAAGTCGTCAATCGCCGTGCCGAAGGCGACGGCCCGTGGCTCTTGCGGCCCGGCATGCAGCCCCAGGAAATGGTGATCGACGCACTGCCGGGTAAGCCGTCGGGCACGGCGCAGCAAGCGCCACGCGCCGGCACGCACTAG